A region from the Paludicola sp. MB14-C6 genome encodes:
- the holA gene encoding DNA polymerase III subunit delta produces MPKLNETELKQRIAQGQLANIFFLYGQEDFFVSKYAKEIIDKVVAKQFESFNLNWFHGDKLSLDELEDAIESLPMMADRKCVVVQNLDIDGLSKSDYEKLNELLKSPNEMTVVVFFANKIQYDVKKSSRVKTFLNFVQKDGIVCEFTIKDKSTLKRELCSRAKKESVELDMPIAEYFIDRCSMNYGILIKELDKLIHYVKGMNQGFEITKKAIDLCCIPTIESNAFKLSNAIVQKNYEKAFLLLDELFYQRQEPLAILGALDMCFYDLYRAKVAIESGKTAEEVQSDFGYSPTRSFAIRNAFRDARASSTVQIRRYINILAETDYKLKSSKADQQLLLEQMIAKMI; encoded by the coding sequence GTGCCAAAATTAAATGAAACTGAATTAAAACAAAGAATAGCTCAAGGGCAGCTTGCGAACATCTTTTTTTTATATGGACAAGAAGATTTTTTTGTATCAAAATATGCAAAAGAAATTATCGATAAAGTAGTTGCAAAACAGTTTGAAAGTTTTAATTTGAACTGGTTTCATGGGGACAAGCTTTCTTTGGATGAGTTAGAAGACGCAATAGAATCGCTTCCGATGATGGCAGATAGAAAATGCGTAGTTGTACAGAATTTAGATATTGATGGATTGTCTAAATCTGATTATGAGAAGCTAAATGAATTATTAAAGTCGCCAAATGAGATGACAGTTGTTGTGTTCTTTGCAAATAAAATTCAATATGATGTGAAAAAGTCATCTCGTGTAAAGACCTTTTTGAATTTTGTTCAAAAAGATGGAATTGTTTGCGAGTTTACAATAAAAGATAAATCAACTTTAAAAAGAGAATTATGTAGTAGAGCCAAAAAGGAATCGGTTGAATTGGATATGCCAATTGCTGAGTATTTCATTGATCGTTGCTCTATGAATTATGGAATTCTAATTAAAGAATTAGATAAGTTAATACATTATGTTAAAGGCATGAATCAAGGCTTTGAAATTACGAAAAAAGCTATTGATTTATGCTGTATTCCAACAATTGAATCCAATGCATTTAAACTCTCTAATGCCATCGTGCAAAAAAATTACGAAAAGGCATTTTTACTATTGGATGAATTGTTCTATCAGCGACAAGAGCCGTTAGCCATTTTAGGCGCATTGGATATGTGCTTTTATGATCTATATCGTGCTAAGGTAGCAATTGAATCTGGAAAGACAGCAGAAGAAGTTCAATCAGATTTCGGATATTCTCCAACTCGAAGCTTTGCAATCAGAAATGCTTTTCGAGATGCACGGGCGAGCTCAACTGTACAAATACGCCGCTATATCAATATTTTAGCGGAAACCGATTATAAATTGAAATCATCCAAAGCGGATCAGCAATTACTTTTAGAACAGATGATTGCAAAAATGATATAA